The Archocentrus centrarchus isolate MPI-CPG fArcCen1 chromosome 12, fArcCen1, whole genome shotgun sequence genome includes a window with the following:
- the rnf208 gene encoding RING finger protein 208, which yields MSCLRRQPVTIPMDTVKIIQSEKFPRECPVPVTQPRYAPPPRVAWDGGGEGEIIVNQACSDLTLDIAGSPRPMVSPPAPVMRRDQSFLAQRKTSANEICYHQFHYKMDDVIVNQYVLRSSSTSSSSSSSSSGPVMPCEPLDCPTCGHTYNFAGKRPRILSCLHSVCEECLQILYESCPKYKFISCPTCRRETVLFTDYGLAALAINTSILSRLPSDPNGPVQWGGDADRSCYQTVRQYCQSACTCQIANPLSSCGIM from the coding sequence ATGTCCTGCCTCAGGCGTCAGCCCGTCACCATCCCGATGGACACCGTCAAGATCATCCAGTCTGAGAAGTTTCCCAGAGAGTGCCCTGTGCCCGTCACCCAACCGCGCTATGCCCCACCCCCTAGAGTGGCGTGGGACGGTGGAGGTGAGGGCGAAATCATTGTCAACCAGGCCTGCAGCGACCTAACACTGGACATAGCAGGGTCTCCCAGGCCGATGGTATCCCCCCCGGCCCCCGTGATGCGCAGGGATCAGAGCTTCCTTGCGCAGCGCAAAACCAGTGCCAATGAAATCTGCTACCACCAGTTCCACTACAAGATGGACGACGTCATAGTCAATCAATACGTGCTGCGTTCCTCTtccacctcttcctcttcttcctcctcctcctcgggaCCCGTCATGCCGTGTGAGCCCCTGGATTGCCCCACCTGTGGCCACACCTATAACTTTGCCGGGAAGCGGCCGCGCATCCTCTCCTGCCTGCACTCAGTGTGTGAGGAATGCCTGCAGATCCTCTACGAGTCCTGTCCCAAGTACAAGTTCATCTCCTGCCCCACGTGTCGGCGTGAGACAGTGCTGTTCACTGACTATGGCCTGGCTGCTCTGGCCATCAACACCAGCATCCTGAGCCGCTTGCCCTCTGACCCCAACGGGCCCGTGCAGTGGGGCGGGGACGCCGACCGGAGCTGCTACCAGACTGTGCGTCAATACTGCCAGTCAGCCTGCACCTGCCAGATTGCCAACCCCTTGTCTTCCTGTGGCATCATGTAG
- the LOC115789086 gene encoding sodium/glucose cotransporter 1-like isoform X2 gives MPEYLKKRFGGQRIRIYLSVLSLVLYVFTKISADMFSGAIFIQQALGLNIYVAVIALLAITALYTVTGGLAAVIYTDTLQTIIMVIGSFILMGFAFNEVGGYANFEKLYMQAVPSKTGNISAECYEPRGDSFHIFRDPITGDLPWPGLVFGLTIQAAWYWCTDQVIVQRCLSAKSLSHVKGGCILCGYLKLLPMFLMVFPGMISRILYPDVVGCVDPKECEKHCGTSVGCSNIAYPKLVVDLMPDGLRGLMLSVMLASLMSSLTSIFNSASTLFTMDIYTKIRKSASEKELMIAGRVFILGLIGASIAWIPVVQAAQSGQLFDYIQSITSYLAPPVAAVFLLAIFCKRVNEPGAFYGLIIGLCIGLTRMITEFVYGTGSCAEPSNCPTVICGVHYLYFGIILFVISCLIILTVSLMTKPINDKHLYRLCWSLRNRTEERVDLEMDDWVDNQDSGSEDSDEEPGFCKKAVMCFCGLETKKAPKLTKEEEEELKKQLTDTSEVPLWRNVVNANAVILLCVAVFFHGYFG, from the exons ATGCCCGAGTACCTGAAGAAGAGGTTCGGAGGACAGCGCATTCGCATTTAtctctctgttctctccctCGTCTTGTATGTCTTCACCAAAATCTCA GCAGACATGTTCTCCGGTGCAATATTTATCCAGCAGGCCCTTGGGTTGAACATCTATGTCGCTGTTATTGCGCTTCTAGCGATTACTGCACTGTACACTGTCACAG GTGGACTGGCAGCAGTGATCTACACCGACACCTTGCAGACCATCATCATGGTTATTGGCTCGTTCATTCTCATGGGCTTTG CTTTCAATGAGGTGGGGGGCTATGCAAACTTCGAGAAGCTCTACATGCAAGCTGTCCCCTCAAAAACGGGTAACATCAGTGCAGAGTGCTACGAGCCTCGCGGAGACTCCTTCCATATCTTCAGGGATCCAATTACAGGAGACCTCCCATGGCCTGGTCTCGTGTTTGGACTCACCATTCAAGCTGCCTGGTACTGGTGTACTGATCAG GTGATTGTGCAGCGCTGCCTCTCCGCCAAGAGTCTCTCTCACGTTAAAGGAGGTTGCATCCTGTGTGGTTACCTGAAGCTGCTGCCCATGTTCCTCATGGTTTTCCCCGGGATGATTAGCAGGATCCTGTACCCAG ATGTGGTGGGATGTGTGGATCCAAAAGAATGTGAAAAACACTGTGGGACCAGTGTGGGCTGCAGCAACATCGCTTATCCAAAACTGGTGGTTGACCTCATGCCTGATG GCTTGCGAGGGCTCATGCTGTCTGTGATGCTGGCCTCTCTGATGAGCTCCCTTACCTCTATCTTCAACAGCGCCAGTACTCTGTTCACCATGGACATCTACACTAAGATCCGAAAGTCTGCCAGTGAGAAAGAACTCATGATTGCTGGCAG AGTGTTTATCTTGGGCCTGATTGGTGCGAGCATAGCATGGATTCCTGTGGTACAAGCAGCCCAGAGTGGTCAGCTCTTTGACTACATCCAGTCCATCACCAGCTACCTTGCTCCACCTGTTGCAGCTGTCTTCTTGCTTGCCATTTTCTGCAAACGTGTCAATGAGCCC GGGGCCTTTTATGGCCTCATAATTGGACTGTGTATCGGCTTGACCAGGATGATTACTGAGTTTGTTTATGGGACAGGTAGCTGCGCTGAGCCCAGTAACTGTCCCACTGTCATATGTGGAGTTCACTACCTTTACTTTGGGATCATCCTGTTTGTCATCTCCTGCCTCATCATTCTGACAGTGTCTCTCATGACCAAACCCATCAATGACAAACAT TTGTATCGACTGTGCTGGAGCCTGAGGAACCGTACGGAGGAGAGGGTTGACCTCGAAATGGATGATTGGGTTGATAACCAAGATTCCGGCAGTGAGGACTCAGATG AGGAGCCCGGCTTCTGTAAGAAGGCAGTGATGTGCTTCTGTGGACTGGAAACAAAGAAAGCCCCCAAGCTGActaaagaagaggaggaagagctgaagaagcagctCACAGACACCTCAGAGGTTCCTCTATGGAGGAATGTAGTCAATGCCAACGCCGTCATCCTcctgtgtgtggctgtgttcTTTCATGGCTATTTTGGGTAA
- the LOC115789086 gene encoding sodium/glucose cotransporter 1-like isoform X1 encodes MPEYLKKRFGGQRIRIYLSVLSLVLYVFTKISADMFSGAIFIQQALGLNIYVAVIALLAITALYTVTGGLAAVIYTDTLQTIIMVIGSFILMGFAFNEVGGYANFEKLYMQAVPSKTGNISAECYEPRGDSFHIFRDPITGDLPWPGLVFGLTIQAAWYWCTDQVIVQRCLSAKSLSHVKGGCILCGYLKLLPMFLMVFPGMISRILYPDVVGCVDPKECEKHCGTSVGCSNIAYPKLVVDLMPDGLRGLMLSVMLASLMSSLTSIFNSASTLFTMDIYTKIRKSASEKELMIAGRVFILGLIGASIAWIPVVQAAQSGQLFDYIQSITSYLAPPVAAVFLLAIFCKRVNEPGAFYGLIIGLCIGLTRMITEFVYGTGSCAEPSNCPTVICGVHYLYFGIILFVISCLIILTVSLMTKPINDKHLYRLCWSLRNRTEERVDLEMDDWVDNQDSGSEDSDDEEEPGFCKKAVMCFCGLETKKAPKLTKEEEEELKKQLTDTSEVPLWRNVVNANAVILLCVAVFFHGYFG; translated from the exons ATGCCCGAGTACCTGAAGAAGAGGTTCGGAGGACAGCGCATTCGCATTTAtctctctgttctctccctCGTCTTGTATGTCTTCACCAAAATCTCA GCAGACATGTTCTCCGGTGCAATATTTATCCAGCAGGCCCTTGGGTTGAACATCTATGTCGCTGTTATTGCGCTTCTAGCGATTACTGCACTGTACACTGTCACAG GTGGACTGGCAGCAGTGATCTACACCGACACCTTGCAGACCATCATCATGGTTATTGGCTCGTTCATTCTCATGGGCTTTG CTTTCAATGAGGTGGGGGGCTATGCAAACTTCGAGAAGCTCTACATGCAAGCTGTCCCCTCAAAAACGGGTAACATCAGTGCAGAGTGCTACGAGCCTCGCGGAGACTCCTTCCATATCTTCAGGGATCCAATTACAGGAGACCTCCCATGGCCTGGTCTCGTGTTTGGACTCACCATTCAAGCTGCCTGGTACTGGTGTACTGATCAG GTGATTGTGCAGCGCTGCCTCTCCGCCAAGAGTCTCTCTCACGTTAAAGGAGGTTGCATCCTGTGTGGTTACCTGAAGCTGCTGCCCATGTTCCTCATGGTTTTCCCCGGGATGATTAGCAGGATCCTGTACCCAG ATGTGGTGGGATGTGTGGATCCAAAAGAATGTGAAAAACACTGTGGGACCAGTGTGGGCTGCAGCAACATCGCTTATCCAAAACTGGTGGTTGACCTCATGCCTGATG GCTTGCGAGGGCTCATGCTGTCTGTGATGCTGGCCTCTCTGATGAGCTCCCTTACCTCTATCTTCAACAGCGCCAGTACTCTGTTCACCATGGACATCTACACTAAGATCCGAAAGTCTGCCAGTGAGAAAGAACTCATGATTGCTGGCAG AGTGTTTATCTTGGGCCTGATTGGTGCGAGCATAGCATGGATTCCTGTGGTACAAGCAGCCCAGAGTGGTCAGCTCTTTGACTACATCCAGTCCATCACCAGCTACCTTGCTCCACCTGTTGCAGCTGTCTTCTTGCTTGCCATTTTCTGCAAACGTGTCAATGAGCCC GGGGCCTTTTATGGCCTCATAATTGGACTGTGTATCGGCTTGACCAGGATGATTACTGAGTTTGTTTATGGGACAGGTAGCTGCGCTGAGCCCAGTAACTGTCCCACTGTCATATGTGGAGTTCACTACCTTTACTTTGGGATCATCCTGTTTGTCATCTCCTGCCTCATCATTCTGACAGTGTCTCTCATGACCAAACCCATCAATGACAAACAT TTGTATCGACTGTGCTGGAGCCTGAGGAACCGTACGGAGGAGAGGGTTGACCTCGAAATGGATGATTGGGTTGATAACCAAGATTCCGGCAGTGAGGACTCAGATG ACGAAGAGGAGCCCGGCTTCTGTAAGAAGGCAGTGATGTGCTTCTGTGGACTGGAAACAAAGAAAGCCCCCAAGCTGActaaagaagaggaggaagagctgaagaagcagctCACAGACACCTCAGAGGTTCCTCTATGGAGGAATGTAGTCAATGCCAACGCCGTCATCCTcctgtgtgtggctgtgttcTTTCATGGCTATTTTGGGTAA